The Synchiropus splendidus isolate RoL2022-P1 chromosome 1, RoL_Sspl_1.0, whole genome shotgun sequence genome includes a window with the following:
- the boka gene encoding bcl-2-related ovarian killer protein homolog A: MEMLRRSSVFAAEVFDRSPTDKELVSQAKALCRDYIHSRLHRAGVGWSKPEHGLAASGGTLGEVSSVLLWLGDELEYLRPNVYRNVARQLNITVASESVVSDAFLAVAADIFSTGVTWGKVVSLYAVAGALAVDCVRHGHPAMVHTIVDCMGEFVRKSLSSWLKRRGGWGDVTKCVINTDPSFYSHWLVSSLLTFGHCVKAVVLYLLREK, translated from the exons ATGGAGATGTTGCGTCGCTCCTCCGTGTTCGCTGCCGAGGTCTTCGACCGCTCGCCCACCGACAAAGAGCTGGTGTCCCAAGCGAAAGCGCTGTGCCGCGACTATATCCACTCCAGGCTGCACCGCGCCGGAGTCGGGTGGTCCAAACCCGAGCATGGACTGGCCGCGTCAGGTGGGACGCTGGGGGAGGTGTCGTCGGTTCTCCTGTGGTTGG GTGATGAGCTGGAGTACCTGCGGCCCAACGTGTACCGAAATGTTGCAAGGCAGCTCAACATCACAGTGGCGTCAGAGAGTGTTGTGTCTGACGCTTTccttgctgttgctgctgacaTTTTCTCCACAG GTGTCACATGGGGAAAAGTGGTCTCTTTATATGCTGTAGCGGGAGCTCTGGCTGTTGACTGTGTCCGCCATGGACATCCAGCCATGGTGCACACCATCGTCGACTGCATGGGGGAGTTTGTCCGCAAGAGTCTGAGCTCCTGGTTGAAAAGGAGAGGTGGCTGG GGTGATGTGACTAAATGTGTTATCAACACTGACCCCAGCTTCTACTCCCACTGGCTCGTGTCGTCTCTGCTAACGTTTGGACACTGTGTGAAAGCTGTCGTGCTTTACCTCCTCAGGGAGAAGTGA
- the atg4b gene encoding cysteine protease ATG4B has product MWTRLFPESTFCCLPIGRLGQSAKNNKQNGVKTVGMDAATLTYDTLRFGEFEEFPETSDPVWILGKEYSALTERDEILCDITSRLWFTYRKNFPPIGGTGPTSDTGWGCMLRCGQMILGEALMCRHLGRDWRWTKGQKQREDYLSILNAFIDKKDCYYSIHQIAQMGVGEGKPIGQWYGPNTVAQVLKKLVVFDTWSRLVVHVAMDNTVVIEEIKRLCMPWLDTCGEAGAAGEINGCLEGACALAEEETALWKPLVLLIPLRLGLSDINEAYIETLKQCFMLPQSLGVIGGKPNSAHYFIGYVGEELIYLDPHTTQPAVDSCEDGQVPDESYHCQHPPCRMHICELDPSIAAGFFCRTEDEFDDWCMRIRRLSCKKGGLPMFELVDSQPSHMVSMDALNLTPDFSDSDRLERFFDSEDEEFEILSL; this is encoded by the exons ATGTGGACCCGCCTCTTTCCGGAGTCCACATTTTGTTGCCTTCCCATTGGTCGATTGGGTCAGAGTGCaaagaacaacaaacaaaacggGGTGAAGACCGTCGGGATGGATGCAG CTACCCTGACTTATGACACACTTCGATTTggagagtttgaagagtttcCTGAGACATCAGACCCTGTGTGGATCTTAGGAAAAGAGTACAGTGCACTCACAG AGAGAGATGAAATTCTAtgtgacattacatcacgacTGTGGTTTACATACAGAAAAAACTTTCCACCAATTG GAGGGACTGGACCAACATCCGATACCGGATGGGGATGTATGCTGCGATGTGGGCAGATGATCCTTGGCGAGGCCTTGATGTGTCGACATTTGGGAAGAG actgGAGATGGACCAAAGgccaaaaacaaagagaggatTACCTTAGTATTCTCAACGCCTTCATTGACAAGAAAGACTGCTACTATTCCATCCATCAAATTG CTCAAATGGGCGTTGGGGAAGGAAAGCCTATAGGTCAGTGGTATGGACCGAACACAGTGGCCCAGGTTCTAAA AAAACTGGTTGTGTTTGATACGTGGAGCAGACTGGTTGTCCATGTGGCGATGGACAACACGGTGGTCATTGAGGAGATAA AACGCCTCTGTATGCCGTGGCTGGACACGTGCGGCGAGGCTGGGGCTGCTGGAGAGATAAACGGCTGCCTGGAGGGAGCTTGTGCtttggctgaggaggagacagcTCTCTGGAAACCCCTTGTCTTGCTGATCCCCCTCAGGCTGGGCCTGAGCGACATCAACGAGGCGTACATCGAAACCTTAAAG CAATGCTTCATGCTGCCTCAGTCTCTGGGCGTTATTGGGGGCAAACCTAACAGTGCCCATTACTTCATTGGTTATGTAG GAGAAGAACTAATCTATCTAGACCCGCACACCACTCAACCTGCTGTGGACTCTTGTGAGGACGGTCAGGTCCCAGATGAGTCCTACCATTGCCAGCATCCGCCCTGCCGCATGCACATCTGTGAACTGGATCCGTCCATCGCAGCC GGTTTCTTCTGCAGAACAGAGGACGAGTTTGATGACTGGTGTATGCGCATTAGAAGG TTGTCCTGCAAAAAAGGAGGCCTGCCCATGTTTGAGCTGGTGGACAGTCAGCCCTCACATATGGTCAGCATGGACGCGCTCAACCTTACTCCTG ACTTCTCTGATTCCGATCGACTAGAGAGGTTCTTTGACTCGGAGGATGAAGAGTTCGAGatactatccttgtga
- the dtymk gene encoding thymidylate kinase, giving the protein MACKRGALIVLEGVDKAGKTTQCSQLVRTLQQKGHPAEMMRFPDRTTTIGQLISAYLEKRSDLEDHTVHLLFSANRWEMVPLMKKKLEQGITLVVDRYAFSGVAFTGAKPGFSLEWCMNPDVGLPKPDLVMFLQLSPAAAAQRGQFGEERYETGGFQRAVQQRFEQLMKDKTVNWQVIDASQSVQEVHEDITTKSLNIMNSIDNQPLGELWK; this is encoded by the exons ATGGCGTGCAAGAGAGGAGCTCTTATTGTTCTGGAGGGTGTCGACAAGGCCGGGAAGACGACGCAGTGCAGCCAGCTCGTCCGGACCCTGCAGCAGAAAGGACACCCGGCGGAGATGATGCGGTTCCCCG ACAGGACAACGACCATCGGGCAACTGATCAGCGCTTACTTGGAGAAGAGGAGCGACCTGGAGGACCACACAGTCCACCTACTGTTCTCGGCGAACCGATGGGAAATGGT ACCTCTGATGAAGAAGAAACTAGAACAAGGCATCACTCTGGTTGTGGATCGCTACGCTTTCTCAGGAGTCGCCTTCACCGGGGCTAAACCT GGTTTCTCTCTGGAGTGGTGCATGAACCCCGACGTGGGTCTTCCAAAGCCGGATCTTGTCATGTTTCTGCAGCTCAGTCCTGCCGCTGCGGCGCAGCGAGGGCAGTTTGGCGAGGAGCGTTATGAAACTGGTGGCTTTCAGCGGGCCGTTCAACAGAGGTTCGAGCAGCTTATGAAAGATAAAACGGTCAACTGGCAG GTCATCGATGCTTCGCAGAGTGTTCAGGAAGTGCACGAGGACATTACAACAAAGAGCTTGAACATCATGAACTCCATTGACAACCAGCCACTGGGGGAACTCTGGAAGTGA